A stretch of Microbulbifer sp. SAOS-129_SWC DNA encodes these proteins:
- a CDS encoding DUF4124 domain-containing protein, protein MKLRQLLITLCCLVPLASLAPQAALAGDTGYDPNTRKVQSDGHTIYKTVGPDGSIVFTDTPPVGDGKAEKVEVGPTNVQPITLPKPLPVRKLSPKKKDQRKDQYQGPYSIAITNPADGATIPPGQRSIVLQVAVNPVPEAGSQFYAVVDGQPWQGGSGGTSLDISALERGTHSVQAVLTDPGGNVLAQSPAITIYVKRPGGTLPDNPAPRAQPAPKAPQAPGLKPSKQPRKRSSYN, encoded by the coding sequence ATGAAACTGCGTCAACTGCTCATCACTCTGTGCTGCCTGGTACCGCTCGCTTCCCTTGCCCCGCAGGCCGCACTGGCCGGTGACACCGGCTACGACCCGAATACCCGGAAGGTCCAGTCCGACGGCCACACCATCTACAAGACTGTCGGCCCGGACGGCAGTATCGTATTTACCGACACCCCGCCGGTGGGCGACGGCAAGGCGGAAAAGGTCGAGGTTGGGCCCACCAACGTGCAGCCGATCACGCTGCCCAAGCCCCTGCCGGTGCGCAAGCTGTCGCCGAAGAAGAAGGACCAGCGCAAAGACCAGTACCAGGGGCCCTACAGTATCGCCATCACCAACCCGGCAGACGGCGCCACGATTCCGCCGGGGCAGCGCTCCATCGTGCTGCAGGTGGCGGTCAATCCGGTGCCGGAGGCCGGCTCCCAGTTCTACGCCGTGGTCGATGGCCAGCCCTGGCAGGGCGGGTCCGGTGGCACCAGCCTGGATATCTCCGCGCTGGAGCGCGGTACCCACAGCGTGCAGGCGGTGCTGACCGATCCCGGCGGCAATGTTCTCGCGCAGTCGCCGGCGATCACCATCTACGTCAAGCGCCCCGGTGGCACCCTGCCGGACAACCCGGCGCCGCGCGCCCAGCCGGCACCCAAGGCGCCGCAGGCCCCGGGCCTGAAGCCGTCCAAGCAGCCGCGCAAGCGCAGCAGCTACAACTGA
- a CDS encoding prolyl oligopeptidase family serine peptidase, with translation MKIIKMLSTALLTGAVAVAGAASLPAAAKDAETAAPFSSLGEMPVPFEDIFRPVAYTNLRISPDGKYFAAAKVNDDGLGDAVIIDRRTMKVNATLQMAGDVGISNIRWANKERVLFAFTMKSAVSENASTSQIAAMNIDGSRKEIVWHGTSDYGGGEGAQLLRKLDNRHYLVAVYPSGSALSFPLKYIYKLDIYTGTTQRVARSPIRMGRAVFDKEGEISHWVGKLPDDFDATVVAARNSANGWDESVFHNKNGYFEPLAWSKDKDWMWYEDTLEAPTKGLYKVNVKTGEKKLVYRHPHVDYDRIFYDDDGNPWGALINYDYPKVVYIDEDNHYAKTHKRLQGTFPNMYVQIVNRTSDGNEWVVHARDDRRAGSYYIYNQFDGTLKFLANQAEWIDPAKMPTTHPLRFKARDGLEINGYITLPVNKDPKKLPLIVLPHGGPHGPRDYWGYNKESILFANAGYAVMHVNYRGSGGYGRDFLYDWYGHWGLEMQDDLTDATYWAINSGIADPDRICIYGASYGGYASLMGVTKEPDLYQCSIGYVGVYDMSIFSTHGDIRLRKAGQKYLAEATGTDPEVHRQRSPAKNADRIKVPVFLIQGARDIRVPIEHFYAMRDALVKQNHPLETLVAPRAFHGAHERNSQMEIYCRMLDFFNRHIGDGKPTDPPAADCVPEGADGLDYTYYEEAPRG, from the coding sequence ATGAAAATCATAAAAATGCTAAGCACCGCCCTGTTGACCGGCGCGGTCGCAGTTGCGGGAGCCGCGTCGTTGCCGGCAGCCGCAAAAGACGCCGAGACGGCAGCGCCATTCTCCAGCCTGGGTGAAATGCCGGTTCCGTTTGAAGATATCTTCCGCCCGGTTGCCTATACCAATCTGCGCATTTCCCCGGATGGCAAGTATTTCGCTGCAGCCAAGGTGAATGACGATGGCCTGGGCGATGCGGTGATCATTGATCGTCGCACCATGAAAGTGAACGCCACCCTGCAAATGGCCGGTGATGTGGGTATCTCCAATATCCGCTGGGCAAACAAGGAGCGCGTGCTGTTTGCCTTTACCATGAAGTCGGCCGTGTCCGAAAATGCCAGCACCTCGCAGATTGCGGCAATGAATATCGATGGCTCGCGCAAGGAGATCGTGTGGCACGGTACCAGCGACTACGGCGGCGGCGAAGGCGCGCAGCTGCTGAGAAAATTGGATAACCGGCACTACCTTGTAGCGGTATATCCCTCGGGCTCGGCCCTGTCCTTTCCGCTGAAGTATATCTACAAACTGGATATTTACACCGGCACGACCCAGCGCGTTGCGCGCTCGCCGATCCGCATGGGCCGGGCAGTATTCGACAAGGAGGGTGAAATCAGCCACTGGGTGGGCAAACTGCCGGACGACTTTGATGCCACCGTGGTTGCCGCCCGGAATTCAGCCAATGGCTGGGATGAATCTGTCTTCCACAATAAAAACGGCTACTTCGAGCCTCTGGCCTGGAGCAAAGACAAGGACTGGATGTGGTACGAGGACACCCTCGAGGCACCCACCAAGGGGCTCTACAAGGTGAACGTGAAAACCGGCGAGAAAAAGCTGGTGTACCGTCACCCGCACGTGGACTACGACAGGATCTTTTACGATGACGATGGCAATCCCTGGGGTGCGCTGATCAATTACGACTACCCGAAAGTGGTCTACATCGACGAAGACAACCACTATGCCAAGACGCACAAGCGACTGCAGGGTACCTTCCCGAATATGTACGTGCAGATCGTGAATCGTACCAGCGACGGCAACGAATGGGTGGTGCACGCGCGCGATGACCGCCGTGCGGGAAGTTACTATATTTACAACCAGTTTGACGGCACGCTGAAGTTCCTCGCCAACCAGGCCGAGTGGATTGATCCAGCGAAGATGCCGACGACCCATCCGCTGCGCTTCAAGGCACGCGATGGACTGGAGATCAATGGTTACATCACCCTGCCGGTGAACAAGGACCCGAAAAAACTGCCGCTGATTGTTCTGCCTCACGGTGGTCCGCACGGTCCGCGCGATTACTGGGGCTACAACAAGGAGAGCATCCTGTTCGCCAACGCCGGTTATGCGGTGATGCATGTGAACTATCGTGGTTCTGGCGGTTATGGTCGCGACTTCCTGTACGACTGGTATGGCCACTGGGGCCTGGAAATGCAGGACGACCTGACCGACGCGACCTACTGGGCAATCAACTCCGGTATCGCGGATCCGGATCGCATCTGCATCTACGGCGCTTCCTACGGTGGCTACGCTTCCCTGATGGGAGTCACCAAGGAGCCGGACCTGTACCAGTGCAGCATCGGTTATGTGGGCGTATACGACATGAGTATCTTCAGCACCCACGGTGATATCCGCCTGCGCAAGGCGGGGCAGAAATACCTAGCCGAAGCCACCGGCACCGATCCGGAAGTACACCGCCAGCGTTCACCGGCAAAAAATGCCGATCGTATCAAGGTGCCGGTCTTCCTGATCCAGGGTGCCCGCGACATTCGTGTACCGATCGAGCATTTCTATGCAATGCGCGATGCGCTGGTCAAGCAGAACCATCCGCTGGAGACGCTGGTCGCACCGCGCGCATTCCACGGTGCCCACGAGCGCAACAGCCAGATGGAAATCTACTGTCGCATGCTCGACTTCTTCAATCGTCATATTGGCGACGGCAAGCCCACCGATCCGCCGGCGGCAGACTGTGTGCCGGAAGGCGCCGATGGCCTCGATTACACCTACTACGAGGAGGCACCGCGTGGTTAA
- the glnG gene encoding nitrogen regulation protein NR(I) produces MNNRVWIIDDDRSIRWVLERALNRDGIETKCFENGDRALDDFYSDSPDVVISDIRMPGADGFKLLQRFQSERPTLPIIIMTAHSDLDSAVAAYQGGAFEYLPKPFDVDEAVAVTRRALAHASEQQGEEPVNIDSANGSKEIIGEAPAMQEVFRAIGRLSHSNITVLINGESGTGKELVAQALHNHSPRRDKPFIALNMAAIPKDLMESELFGHEKGAFTGASAQRAGRFEQADGGTLFLDEIGDMPAETQTRLLRVLADGEFYRVGGHTPVKVDVRIIAATHQDLERLVEQHKFREDLFHRLNVIRIHIPRLADRREDIPRLVHHFFNSAAKDLGVEPKILLKETEEYLAGLDWPGNVRQLENTCRWITVMASGREVHIEDLPQELHQQTGAGGEVPQDWQKALRLWADQALATGQREILSEAVPAFERALIEIALKHTAGRKRDAAELLGWGRNTLTRKLKELGMNGDTD; encoded by the coding sequence ATGAACAATCGCGTTTGGATTATTGATGACGACCGATCGATCCGCTGGGTTCTGGAGCGCGCGCTCAACCGGGACGGGATCGAGACCAAGTGTTTTGAAAACGGCGACCGTGCGCTCGATGATTTTTACAGTGATTCGCCGGATGTGGTGATCAGTGATATCCGCATGCCCGGCGCCGATGGTTTCAAACTGCTGCAGCGTTTCCAGTCCGAGCGCCCGACGTTGCCGATCATCATCATGACCGCGCACTCGGATCTCGACAGCGCCGTCGCCGCCTACCAGGGTGGTGCCTTCGAATACCTGCCCAAACCCTTCGATGTGGACGAGGCGGTGGCGGTCACCCGCCGCGCTCTCGCCCACGCCAGCGAACAGCAGGGCGAGGAGCCGGTCAATATTGACAGCGCCAACGGCAGCAAGGAAATCATCGGTGAAGCGCCGGCGATGCAGGAAGTATTCCGCGCGATCGGCCGCCTGTCCCATTCCAATATCACCGTACTGATCAATGGCGAATCCGGCACCGGCAAGGAGCTGGTGGCGCAGGCACTGCACAATCACAGCCCGCGCCGCGACAAGCCATTTATCGCGCTGAATATGGCCGCCATTCCCAAAGACCTGATGGAATCGGAATTGTTCGGCCATGAGAAAGGCGCGTTCACCGGGGCCAGCGCCCAGCGCGCCGGGCGCTTCGAGCAGGCCGATGGCGGCACCCTGTTTCTCGACGAAATCGGCGATATGCCCGCCGAAACCCAGACCCGCCTGCTGCGCGTCCTCGCCGATGGCGAGTTCTACCGCGTCGGCGGTCACACGCCGGTCAAGGTGGATGTGCGCATCATCGCCGCCACGCACCAGGACCTGGAACGGCTGGTAGAACAGCATAAATTCCGCGAGGATCTGTTCCACCGCCTCAATGTGATCCGCATCCATATCCCGCGCCTCGCCGATCGTCGCGAGGATATTCCGCGGCTGGTGCACCACTTCTTCAACAGCGCCGCCAAGGACCTGGGGGTGGAGCCGAAGATCCTGCTCAAGGAAACCGAGGAATACCTCGCCGGGCTCGACTGGCCCGGCAATGTGCGCCAGCTGGAAAACACCTGCCGCTGGATCACGGTGATGGCCTCCGGCCGTGAGGTACATATCGAAGACCTGCCACAGGAACTGCACCAGCAGACCGGTGCCGGCGGCGAGGTGCCGCAGGACTGGCAGAAAGCGCTGCGCCTGTGGGCCGACCAGGCGCTGGCCACCGGTCAGCGTGAAATCCTCAGCGAGGCCGTGCCCGCCTTCGAGCGCGCGCTGATCGAAATCGCCCTCAAACACACCGCCGGGCGCAAGCGTGACGCCGCCGAGCTACTCGGCTGGGGGCGCAACACGCTGACGCGCAAGCTCAAGGAGCTGGGCATGAACGGCGATACCGACTGA
- a CDS encoding peroxiredoxin produces the protein MIRLASFLLAALTSLPLMALEAGQPAPDFTLQASNGKTYSLADFKGKQAVVIAWFPKAFTKGCTIECKSLAENGHLIRDYDVTYFMASTDEVDTNKKFAEKHEADFPLLSDPDGAVAKAYDVRVPVANIARRTTFYIGKDGHILKVDDKIHPATSAEDIAKTLGELGIPKKG, from the coding sequence ATGATTCGTTTAGCGAGCTTTCTACTGGCCGCCCTTACCAGCCTGCCGCTAATGGCGCTGGAAGCGGGCCAACCGGCACCGGACTTTACCCTGCAGGCCTCCAACGGCAAGACCTATTCACTGGCAGACTTCAAAGGCAAACAGGCGGTGGTCATCGCCTGGTTCCCGAAAGCCTTCACCAAGGGCTGCACCATCGAGTGCAAATCCCTGGCCGAGAACGGCCACCTGATCCGCGATTACGATGTGACCTACTTTATGGCGAGCACCGACGAAGTAGATACCAACAAGAAGTTTGCCGAGAAGCACGAAGCCGATTTTCCGCTGCTCAGCGATCCGGATGGCGCTGTAGCCAAGGCTTACGATGTGCGTGTGCCGGTGGCCAATATCGCGCGCCGCACCACTTTCTATATCGGCAAGGACGGGCATATTCTCAAGGTGGACGACAAAATCCACCCGGCCACCAGCGCCGAGGATATCGCCAAGACCCTGGGCGAACTCGGCATCCCCAAGAAAGGCTGA
- the glnL gene encoding nitrogen regulation protein NR(II) yields MLNDRQLRQLLDNLTAAVLVLDDGLRLCYLNSAAEDLLAASNARVSGVPLRDVVFESSDAERAMRSALDAGQKYTVRRASWRLHNLERCTVDYSVSPVLELGLLLVEVQSMDRLLRIAREDALISAQETTRNLVRGMAHEVKNPLGGIRGAAQLLQRELPDEELTEYTQIIIDEADRLRNLVDRLLGPRKPAELQPTNVHELLERVAQLIDVECDGELQIRRDYDPSIPDIPGDAEQLIQALLNIARNAMQAIDESIGFKAGTITLRTRIQRQFTIGRRHCPLVCRIEIEDNGPGIAEDIRERIFYPMISGRAEGSGLGLSISQNIINQHRGLIKCDSRPGQSVFQIYLPLYTE; encoded by the coding sequence ATGCTCAACGACCGCCAGTTGCGCCAACTGCTGGACAACCTGACCGCCGCGGTACTGGTTTTGGATGACGGCCTCCGGCTGTGTTACCTGAACTCCGCCGCCGAAGACTTGCTCGCCGCCTCCAACGCGCGGGTCAGCGGTGTGCCGCTGCGCGATGTGGTGTTCGAATCCAGCGATGCCGAGCGGGCCATGCGCAGTGCGCTCGACGCTGGCCAGAAGTACACCGTGCGCCGCGCCAGCTGGCGCCTGCACAATCTCGAGCGCTGCACGGTGGACTACTCGGTGAGCCCGGTACTGGAGCTGGGCCTGCTGCTGGTGGAGGTGCAGTCGATGGATCGGCTGCTGCGCATTGCGCGCGAAGACGCGCTGATCAGTGCCCAGGAAACCACCCGCAACCTGGTGCGCGGCATGGCGCACGAGGTCAAGAACCCCCTCGGCGGCATCCGCGGCGCGGCGCAGCTACTGCAGCGCGAGCTGCCCGACGAGGAACTGACAGAGTACACGCAGATCATCATCGACGAGGCCGACCGCCTGCGCAATCTGGTCGACCGCCTGCTGGGCCCACGCAAGCCCGCCGAGCTGCAGCCCACCAATGTGCACGAACTGCTCGAACGGGTGGCGCAGCTGATCGACGTCGAGTGCGACGGCGAGCTGCAGATCCGCCGCGACTACGATCCGTCGATTCCGGATATTCCCGGCGACGCCGAACAGCTGATCCAGGCGCTGCTGAATATTGCCCGCAACGCCATGCAGGCCATCGACGAGAGCATCGGCTTCAAGGCCGGCACTATCACGCTGCGCACTCGCATCCAGCGCCAGTTCACCATCGGCCGGCGCCACTGCCCGCTGGTGTGCCGGATCGAAATCGAGGACAACGGCCCGGGCATTGCCGAGGACATCCGCGAGCGGATTTTCTACCCGATGATTTCCGGGCGCGCCGAAGGTTCTGGCCTGGGCCTGTCGATCTCGCAGAACATCATCAATCAGCACCGCGGCCTGATCAAATGCGACAGCCGCCCCGGGCAGAGCGTGTTTCAGATTTATCTGCCCCTCTATACAGAATAA
- the glnA gene encoding glutamate--ammonia ligase, whose amino-acid sequence MSAKTLGLIKESEAKWVDLRFTDTKGKEQHVSIPSKEVDGEFFEEGKMFDGSSIAGWKGINESDMILMPDDETAFLDPFTDEATVILRCNIVDPITGQGYERDPRSIARRAEEYLKSTGLGDTALFGPEPEFFVFDDITWGAEMGGAFYKINSEEAAWSSGSTYSEGNIGHRPGVKGGYFPVPPVDSLHDIRAAMCSAMEAMGLEIEVHHHEVGTAGQCEIGVGANTLTKKADEVQILKYAVHNVAHAYGKTATFMPKPLVGDNGSGMHVHQSFSKDGVNQFAGDAYAGLSETALFYIGGVIKHARALNAICNASTNSYKRLVPGFEAPVILAYSARNRSASIRIPFVPSPKGKRIETRFPDPTANPYLAFAALLMAGLDGIKNKLHPGDAADKDLYDLPPEELAEYPTVASSLEQALNALDEDRAFLTEGGVFTDDAIDAYIELKREEVERLAMTTHPVEFDMYYSV is encoded by the coding sequence ATGTCAGCGAAAACGCTCGGTTTGATCAAAGAGAGTGAAGCAAAATGGGTAGACCTGCGCTTCACCGACACCAAGGGTAAAGAACAGCACGTTTCCATTCCTTCCAAGGAAGTGGACGGCGAGTTCTTCGAAGAAGGCAAGATGTTCGACGGTTCCTCCATCGCTGGCTGGAAGGGCATCAACGAATCCGACATGATCCTGATGCCGGACGACGAAACCGCCTTCCTCGACCCGTTCACCGACGAAGCCACCGTAATCCTGCGCTGTAACATCGTCGACCCGATCACCGGCCAGGGCTACGAGCGCGACCCGCGTTCCATCGCCCGGCGCGCCGAGGAATACCTGAAGTCCACCGGTCTGGGCGACACTGCCCTGTTCGGCCCGGAGCCGGAATTCTTCGTGTTCGACGACATCACCTGGGGCGCGGAAATGGGTGGCGCCTTCTACAAGATCAACTCTGAAGAAGCGGCCTGGTCTTCCGGCAGCACCTACAGCGAAGGCAATATCGGCCACCGCCCGGGTGTGAAAGGCGGCTACTTCCCGGTACCGCCGGTCGACTCCCTGCACGACATCCGCGCCGCCATGTGTTCCGCCATGGAAGCCATGGGCCTGGAAATCGAAGTGCACCACCACGAAGTGGGTACTGCCGGCCAGTGTGAAATCGGCGTTGGCGCCAACACCCTGACCAAGAAGGCGGACGAAGTCCAGATCCTGAAGTACGCGGTGCACAACGTGGCCCACGCCTACGGCAAGACCGCCACCTTCATGCCCAAGCCCTTGGTTGGCGACAACGGTTCCGGTATGCACGTGCACCAGTCCTTCAGCAAGGACGGCGTCAACCAGTTCGCCGGCGACGCCTACGCGGGCCTGTCTGAAACCGCCCTGTTCTACATCGGCGGTGTGATCAAGCACGCGCGCGCCCTGAACGCCATCTGTAACGCGTCCACCAACTCCTACAAGCGTCTGGTTCCGGGCTTCGAAGCGCCGGTGATCCTGGCCTACTCCGCGCGCAACCGCTCCGCGTCCATCCGCATCCCGTTCGTGCCGAGCCCGAAAGGCAAGCGTATCGAGACCCGCTTCCCGGATCCGACCGCCAACCCGTATCTGGCCTTTGCCGCGCTGCTGATGGCCGGCCTCGACGGCATCAAGAACAAGCTGCACCCGGGCGATGCCGCGGACAAGGACCTGTACGACCTGCCGCCGGAAGAGCTGGCCGAGTACCCGACCGTGGCTTCCAGCCTGGAACAGGCCCTGAACGCGCTGGACGAAGACCGCGCCTTCCTGACCGAAGGCGGTGTGTTCACCGACGACGCGATCGATGCGTACATCGAGCTGAAGCGCGAGGAAGTCGAGCGCCTGGCGATGACCACGCACCCGGTCGAGTTCGACATGTACTACTCCGTATAA
- a CDS encoding Gfo/Idh/MocA family oxidoreductase, translating to MKLGVIGLGDIARKAYLPLLSQWPGVDLVLCTRDGDCLQQLARRYRVAEYCRDYRELPALAVDAVMIHAATAAHTEIAAFFLRQGIPTFVDKPLAASAADCERLYELAHRVRQPLYVGFNRRHIPLFERHLPGLQRGERADLRALRWEKHRFDQAGALRNFIFDDFIHPLDSVNLYGRASLEDAFVTCQRDGGQLARVDVQWQHGEMLLHASMNRQFGRTAERVSAQFTNAAYEFDSFTEGRSWCGGNEARLVLPDWTPMLASKGFSAMLDDWFGVIASGQLDARTVARNLASHQLAESLCENIATAMTKTVATATVC from the coding sequence ATGAAACTCGGCGTCATCGGTCTCGGCGATATCGCCCGCAAGGCCTATCTTCCGCTATTGAGCCAGTGGCCGGGTGTCGACCTGGTGCTGTGCACGCGTGACGGCGACTGCCTGCAGCAACTGGCGCGCCGCTACCGCGTGGCCGAATACTGCCGGGACTATCGCGAACTGCCGGCGCTGGCAGTGGATGCCGTGATGATCCACGCGGCGACGGCGGCGCACACGGAAATTGCGGCTTTTTTTCTGCGCCAGGGGATTCCCACGTTTGTCGACAAGCCCCTGGCGGCCAGTGCGGCGGACTGCGAGCGCCTGTATGAGCTGGCGCACCGGGTGCGCCAGCCACTTTATGTGGGCTTTAATCGCCGCCATATTCCCCTGTTCGAGCGCCATCTGCCGGGGCTACAGCGGGGCGAGCGCGCGGACCTGCGCGCGCTGCGCTGGGAAAAGCACCGCTTTGACCAGGCCGGCGCACTGCGCAACTTTATCTTTGACGACTTCATTCACCCGCTCGACAGCGTCAACCTGTACGGCCGGGCAAGCCTGGAAGATGCATTCGTGACCTGCCAGCGCGACGGCGGGCAGTTGGCGCGGGTGGATGTGCAGTGGCAGCACGGAGAGATGTTGCTGCACGCATCGATGAACCGGCAATTTGGCCGCACCGCAGAGCGGGTCAGCGCCCAGTTCACCAACGCCGCCTACGAGTTCGATTCATTTACCGAGGGGCGCAGCTGGTGCGGCGGTAATGAAGCCCGCCTGGTGCTGCCGGACTGGACGCCGATGCTGGCGAGTAAGGGCTTCAGCGCGATGCTGGACGACTGGTTTGGCGTTATCGCAAGTGGCCAGCTGGATGCGCGCACGGTGGCGCGCAACCTGGCCTCTCACCAGTTGGCCGAATCTCTCTGCGAGAACATCGCCACGGCGATGACAAAAACGGTCGCTACTGCGACCGTTTGCTGA
- the thiI gene encoding tRNA uracil 4-sulfurtransferase ThiI, whose product MHFVVKFFPEITIKSNPVRKRMSRQLADNLRALLKQVDDRIKVRKDWEKIDVIAPDAVAHLGERIEEVLAHTPGIANFARVSQFPLGDLQDIYEKTKAVWGEQLAGKTFCVRAKRTGKHAFKSLDVEQFVGGGLNQHTDAAGVKLKNPDITVKLEIRHDKLYVIEQLHQGLGGFPLGTQDPVVSLVSGGFDSTVASYLTMKRGIRTHFVFFNLGGRQHELGVKEVAFYLWNKYGASHRVKFVSVPFDEVVAEILERVDDSYMGVTLKRMMLRAASAVANELEVDALVTGEAIAQVSSQTLKNLSVIDRVTDTLVLRPLITSDKGDIIRTAREIGTEEFAANMPEYCGVISVKPTTRAKMEKVEKEELRFDFDILDRAIANRHMQNIDEVMDDLEAETPELKIVPEPGDAVVIDIRHPTEEEVDPLELEGTEVEAIPFYRLNTAFAEMDKDKRYLLYCARGVMSKLHASHLLDAGYHNVGVFRPEKPKH is encoded by the coding sequence ATGCACTTTGTCGTCAAGTTCTTTCCCGAAATCACCATCAAGAGCAACCCGGTGCGCAAGCGCATGTCGCGCCAGCTCGCCGACAACCTGCGCGCGCTACTGAAACAGGTGGACGACCGCATCAAGGTGCGCAAGGACTGGGAGAAGATCGATGTGATCGCCCCCGACGCCGTCGCCCACCTCGGCGAGCGTATCGAGGAGGTGCTGGCGCACACGCCGGGCATCGCCAACTTCGCCCGTGTCAGCCAGTTCCCGCTCGGCGACCTGCAGGATATCTACGAGAAGACCAAAGCCGTGTGGGGCGAGCAGCTCGCCGGCAAGACCTTCTGCGTGCGTGCCAAGCGCACCGGCAAGCACGCCTTCAAATCCCTCGACGTGGAACAGTTTGTCGGCGGCGGCCTGAACCAGCACACCGACGCCGCCGGCGTAAAGCTGAAGAACCCGGATATCACCGTCAAGCTGGAGATCCGCCACGACAAGCTGTACGTGATCGAACAGCTGCACCAGGGCCTCGGCGGTTTCCCGCTCGGCACCCAGGATCCGGTGGTGTCGCTGGTGTCCGGCGGTTTCGACTCCACCGTGGCCAGTTACCTGACCATGAAGCGCGGTATCCGCACCCACTTCGTGTTCTTCAATCTGGGCGGGCGCCAGCACGAGCTGGGGGTCAAGGAAGTGGCCTTCTACCTGTGGAACAAGTACGGCGCCTCGCACCGGGTCAAGTTCGTCTCAGTGCCGTTCGATGAGGTGGTTGCGGAGATCCTCGAGCGGGTCGACGACTCCTACATGGGCGTAACCCTGAAGCGCATGATGCTGCGCGCCGCCAGCGCCGTGGCCAACGAGCTGGAGGTGGACGCACTGGTCACCGGCGAGGCCATCGCCCAGGTCTCCAGCCAGACGCTGAAGAACCTGTCGGTGATCGATCGGGTCACCGACACGCTGGTGCTGCGCCCGCTGATCACCAGCGACAAGGGCGACATCATCCGCACCGCGCGCGAGATCGGCACCGAGGAATTCGCTGCGAACATGCCCGAATACTGCGGCGTTATCTCGGTCAAACCGACCACCCGCGCGAAGATGGAAAAGGTGGAGAAAGAGGAGCTGCGCTTCGACTTCGACATCCTCGACCGCGCCATCGCCAACCGCCACATGCAGAATATCGACGAGGTGATGGACGACCTGGAAGCGGAGACTCCGGAGCTTAAAATCGTCCCGGAGCCCGGCGACGCCGTGGTGATCGATATCCGCCACCCCACCGAGGAGGAGGTGGACCCGCTGGAGCTGGAAGGCACCGAAGTGGAGGCCATCCCCTTCTACCGCCTCAACACCGCTTTCGCCGAGATGGATAAGGACAAGCGCTACCTGCTCTACTGCGCCCGCGGCGTCATGAGCAAGCTGCACGCCTCGCACCTGCTGGATGCGGGTTACCACAACGTGGGCGTGTTCCGGCCGGAGAAGCCAAAGCACTGA